A single Candidatus Zixiibacteriota bacterium DNA region contains:
- a CDS encoding PHP domain-containing protein produces the protein MEKKYIDLHIHTTASDGLLTPEKVVELAKELNLSAIAIADHDTVDGYESAKSKAEESGVELIPAVELSLSYQGRDFHLLGYLINCDDPTFKKKIEEFRQERLFRGEKMVEKLNELGVALRMETVKGIAKGASVGRPHLADALLKEEYVRSYNEAFARYLGYHAPAYVPKKYLTPQKGIELVHQIQGLAILAHPGTAHQDELLPDFLEMGIDGIEAYHSQYERYQVDHYINLAKKFGILYTGGSDCHARADMVLMGKVKVPYRCLEMLKKAKQKKFGG, from the coding sequence GTGGAGAAAAAATATATAGATTTGCATATCCATACCACTGCCTCAGATGGCCTTCTGACTCCTGAGAAGGTGGTGGAGCTGGCTAAGGAGCTGAATCTGTCTGCGATTGCCATTGCAGATCATGATACTGTGGACGGGTATGAAAGCGCCAAAAGTAAAGCAGAGGAATCAGGCGTTGAACTAATCCCGGCAGTAGAGTTGAGCCTGTCTTACCAGGGCAGGGACTTTCATCTCTTAGGATATCTGATCAATTGTGATGATCCTACCTTCAAAAAAAAGATCGAGGAGTTCAGACAGGAGAGACTTTTCAGAGGGGAGAAAATGGTGGAGAAATTGAACGAATTAGGAGTGGCATTGCGCATGGAAACGGTTAAAGGAATTGCCAAGGGTGCTTCAGTAGGAAGGCCTCATTTAGCAGATGCACTGCTCAAAGAAGAATACGTCAGGTCTTACAACGAAGCCTTTGCGCGCTATTTGGGTTACCATGCACCGGCCTATGTGCCGAAAAAATATTTGACACCGCAGAAAGGGATAGAGCTGGTTCATCAAATCCAGGGGCTTGCCATCTTAGCCCATCCGGGAACTGCTCATCAGGATGAGCTTCTGCCCGATTTTCTGGAAATGGGAATAGATGGGATAGAGGCTTACCATTCGCAGTATGAGCGGTATCAGGTTGACCATTATATCAACCTGGCTAAAAAATTTGGGATACTCTACACCGGTGGTTCGGACTGCCATGCCAGAGCTGATATGGTGTTGATGGGAAAAGTGAAAGTCCCTTACCGCTGTCTGGAGATGCTAAAGAAAGCTAAACAAAAGAAATTTGGAGGAT